A genomic window from Serratia liquefaciens includes:
- a CDS encoding ribonuclease, protein MNKRILVAVVIAVVIAGFSALRGNDRAITNVPAVAEGQSIDQLTQQKRVVSYLQQHQRLPEYYITKKQAREQGWDARNGNLCSVLPGKAIGGDRFSNREGQLPTARSRVWREADINYQCGRRGADRLLYSSDGLIFVTRDHYKNFIRVE, encoded by the coding sequence ATGAATAAGCGGATCCTCGTGGCGGTAGTCATCGCCGTTGTGATTGCCGGTTTTAGCGCACTGCGTGGTAACGATCGGGCTATTACCAACGTGCCGGCGGTGGCCGAAGGCCAGAGTATTGACCAACTGACGCAGCAGAAAAGGGTGGTGAGCTACCTGCAGCAGCATCAGCGGCTGCCGGAGTATTACATTACCAAGAAGCAGGCGCGTGAGCAGGGTTGGGATGCACGTAACGGCAATCTGTGTTCGGTACTGCCGGGCAAGGCGATTGGCGGCGATCGTTTCTCAAACCGTGAAGGACAACTGCCTACGGCCCGCAGCCGGGTATGGCGCGAGGCGGATATCAATTATCAATGCGGCCGGCGCGGTGCCGATCGCCTGCTGTATTCCAGTGATGGCCTGATTTTTGTCACGCGTGACCATTATAAAAACTTCATTCGGGTGGAGTGA
- the aaeB gene encoding p-hydroxybenzoic acid efflux pump subunit AaeB — protein MNNPTFIRLRFAFKLSFAIVFALFVGFHLNLETPRWSAMTAAIVAAGPAFAAGGEPFSGAIRHRGWLRIIGTFIGCFVGLAIIITTARAPVVMLLLCCIWAGFCTWLSSLIKVENSYAWGLAGYTALIIIVTVATSEAHLLEAPQFAIERCSEIVLGIVSAVLADLLFSPRSIKQDIDRAVDQLLVDQYRLMQMCISNAEKEDIDRAWSNLVKGTTALNGMRSNLMMESSRWQKVNRRVLALHTLSLTLITQACETYLILLNHPDAVKENIRELLMVPADTPQEIHKRMKLLRQVLTTNRTDETLLTITSWVGAATRYLLLAKGVHTNSSISAVEEGVLSSEVVIKPTSAEGHHAMINGLRTFVATAFGCLLWLWTGWTSGSGFMVIIAVITSLAMRTPAPRMVAMDFVLGMLAAIPVGSLFFMVILPATQQSILLLCLSLGLLAFFIGIEVQKRRLGSLGLLAGTINILVLSNPMEFNVTQFLDGALGQFLGSCVGLMVLLLIRDNSRERTGRTLLNQFVGSAVSALTTKASLRRQNHLPALYQQLNQLLMMFPNDIAKYRLALNLIIAHQRMQRAEIPVSEELSAFHKQIRKTADHVVSAKNDVKRAYYYDRLLDEMNDYQQKLVDYQAPLSVTGPVKRLADMLHRYRHALID, from the coding sequence ATGAATAACCCAACCTTTATCCGGCTGAGGTTTGCCTTCAAGCTCAGCTTTGCGATTGTGTTTGCCCTGTTCGTCGGCTTCCATCTCAATCTGGAAACCCCACGTTGGTCGGCGATGACCGCCGCCATCGTGGCCGCCGGCCCGGCCTTTGCGGCGGGCGGTGAGCCTTTCTCCGGCGCCATCCGTCACCGCGGCTGGTTGCGTATCATCGGCACCTTTATCGGCTGTTTCGTCGGCCTGGCGATTATCATCACTACCGCGCGTGCGCCGGTCGTGATGCTGTTGCTGTGCTGCATTTGGGCCGGTTTTTGCACCTGGCTTTCCTCGCTGATTAAAGTCGAGAACTCCTATGCCTGGGGGCTGGCCGGCTATACCGCGCTGATCATTATCGTGACGGTCGCCACCAGCGAAGCCCACCTGCTGGAAGCGCCGCAGTTCGCCATTGAGCGCTGCAGCGAGATCGTGCTCGGGATCGTCAGCGCAGTGCTGGCGGATCTGCTGTTCTCGCCGCGTTCGATCAAACAAGATATCGATCGCGCCGTGGATCAACTGCTGGTGGATCAGTACCGGCTGATGCAGATGTGCATCAGCAATGCCGAGAAAGAAGATATCGACCGCGCCTGGAGCAACCTGGTGAAGGGCACCACTGCGCTGAACGGCATGCGCAGCAATCTGATGATGGAGTCTTCGCGCTGGCAAAAGGTGAACCGCCGTGTTCTGGCGTTGCATACGCTGTCGCTGACGCTGATTACCCAGGCCTGCGAGACGTATTTAATCCTGTTGAATCACCCGGATGCGGTGAAAGAAAATATCCGCGAACTGCTGATGGTACCGGCAGACACCCCGCAGGAAATCCATAAACGCATGAAGCTGTTGCGCCAGGTGCTGACCACCAACCGCACTGACGAAACCTTGCTGACCATCACCAGTTGGGTGGGGGCGGCCACGCGTTACCTGCTGTTGGCTAAAGGCGTGCATACCAACAGCAGCATCAGCGCGGTAGAAGAGGGTGTGTTGAGCAGCGAGGTGGTGATCAAACCGACTTCGGCTGAAGGCCACCACGCGATGATTAACGGCCTGCGCACCTTTGTGGCGACGGCCTTTGGCTGCCTGCTGTGGCTGTGGACCGGCTGGACCTCCGGCAGCGGCTTTATGGTGATCATTGCGGTGATCACCTCGCTGGCGATGCGTACCCCCGCGCCGCGCATGGTCGCAATGGACTTTGTGCTGGGCATGCTGGCGGCAATCCCGGTCGGTTCGCTGTTCTTTATGGTGATCCTGCCGGCGACCCAGCAAAGCATTTTACTGCTGTGCCTCAGTCTGGGGCTGCTGGCGTTTTTCATCGGTATCGAAGTGCAGAAAAGACGGCTGGGGTCGCTCGGCCTGCTGGCGGGGACCATCAACATTTTGGTGTTGAGTAACCCGATGGAATTCAACGTCACTCAGTTCCTCGACGGTGCGCTCGGTCAGTTCCTCGGCAGCTGCGTGGGGCTGATGGTACTGCTGCTGATCCGCGATAATTCACGTGAACGTACCGGTCGCACGCTGCTGAACCAGTTTGTCGGCAGCGCGGTCTCGGCGTTGACCACCAAGGCGTCGCTTCGTCGACAAAACCACCTGCCTGCGCTGTATCAGCAACTTAACCAACTGCTGATGATGTTCCCGAACGACATCGCCAAATACCGGCTGGCGCTGAACCTGATCATTGCTCATCAGCGCATGCAGCGGGCAGAGATCCCGGTTAGCGAAGAGCTTTCGGCCTTCCACAAACAGATCCGCAAAACCGCCGACCATGTGGTTTCAGCCAAGAACGACGTGAAGCGTGCCTACTATTACGATCGGCTGCTGGATGAAATGAATGACTATCAGCAAAAGCTGGTGGATTATCAGGCACCGCTCAGCGTTACCGGACCGGTAAAACGTTTGGCCGACATGCTGCACCGCTACCGTCACGCGCTGATCGACTGA
- the aaeA gene encoding p-hydroxybenzoic acid efflux pump subunit AaeA codes for MKNFSIKITRIAITLILVLLGIVAVFKAWVFYTESPWTRDAKFTADVVAIAPDVTGLLTDVPLVDNQLVKKGQVLLVIDQPRYQQALAEANADVAYYQTLAAEKRREAGRRVRLGVQAMSQEEIDQANNVLQTVEHQLAKAVATRELAKLDLERTTVRAPADGWITNLNVHAGEYITRGSVAVALVKKNSFYILAYLEETKLHGLNKGDRAEITPLGSNRIMHGTVDSVAAAVNNSSSTVNSKGLASIDSNLEWVRLAQRVPVKILLDDKDQLHPYPAGTTATVVITGKNDRATDSGSPFVRLMHRLREFG; via the coding sequence GTGAAAAATTTTTCAATAAAAATAACCCGAATCGCGATCACTCTGATTCTGGTCCTGTTGGGGATCGTCGCCGTATTCAAAGCCTGGGTGTTTTACACCGAGTCCCCCTGGACGCGTGATGCCAAGTTTACCGCTGATGTAGTGGCGATAGCGCCGGACGTTACCGGTCTGCTGACCGACGTGCCGCTGGTGGATAACCAGTTGGTCAAGAAAGGACAGGTGCTGTTGGTGATCGACCAGCCGCGCTACCAACAGGCCCTGGCAGAAGCCAACGCCGACGTGGCCTATTACCAGACCCTGGCAGCGGAGAAAAGACGTGAGGCGGGCCGTCGCGTTCGCTTGGGCGTGCAGGCAATGTCGCAGGAAGAGATTGACCAGGCGAATAACGTTTTGCAAACCGTAGAACATCAGTTGGCGAAGGCAGTAGCGACTCGTGAACTGGCGAAGCTGGATTTGGAACGCACCACGGTGCGTGCACCGGCCGATGGCTGGATCACTAACCTGAACGTACATGCCGGTGAGTACATTACCCGCGGTTCTGTCGCTGTGGCGCTGGTGAAGAAAAACAGTTTCTACATTCTGGCCTACCTGGAAGAAACCAAGCTGCATGGCCTGAACAAGGGCGACCGTGCGGAAATCACTCCGCTGGGCAGTAACCGTATCATGCATGGCACCGTCGACAGCGTGGCTGCCGCCGTCAATAACAGCAGCAGCACCGTGAACAGCAAAGGGCTGGCGTCGATCGACAGCAACCTGGAGTGGGTGCGTCTGGCACAGCGCGTGCCGGTGAAAATCCTGCTGGACGACAAAGACCAGTTGCATCCGTACCCGGCAGGCACCACGGCTACCGTGGTGATCACAGGCAAGAACGATCGCGCTACCGATAGCGGCTCGCCTTTTGTGCGTTTGATGCATCGGCTGCGTGAGTTCGGTTAA
- the aaeX gene encoding p-hydroxybenzoic acid efflux pump operon protein AaeX: protein MSLLPVMVIFGLSFPPVFFELLVSLALFFLLRRLLQPTGIYDFVWHPALFNTALYCCLFYLISCLFV from the coding sequence ATGAGTTTGCTTCCGGTTATGGTCATTTTCGGACTGTCGTTTCCCCCGGTATTTTTTGAGTTGCTGGTCTCGCTGGCGCTGTTTTTTTTGCTGCGTCGCTTGCTGCAACCTACCGGGATTTACGATTTTGTCTGGCATCCGGCGCTGTTTAATACCGCGCTGTACTGCTGTTTGTTCTATCTGATTTCATGTCTTTTCGTTTGA
- the aaeR gene encoding HTH-type transcriptional activator AaeR gives MERLKRMSVFAKVVECGSFTAAARQLDMSVSSISQTVSKLENELQVKLLNRSTRSIGLTEAGKIYYQGCRRMLLEVSEVHEQLYAFNNTPTGTLRIGSSSTMAQNVLATMTADMLKEYPGLTVNLVTGIPAPDLIADGLDVVIRTGALQDSSLFSKRLGSMPMVVCAAKSYLSQHGTPQKPSDMVNFSWLEYSVRPDSEFELIAPEGISTRIAPQGRFVTNDSQTMIRWLKAGAGIAYAPLMWVIEEIKRGEIEILFKSYHADPRPVYAVYTEKDKLPLKVQVCINYLSDYFKRVAEVYQGYR, from the coding sequence ATGGAAAGATTAAAACGGATGTCGGTATTCGCCAAAGTGGTTGAATGCGGGTCATTTACTGCGGCGGCGCGCCAACTCGATATGAGCGTTTCGTCTATCAGCCAGACCGTCTCCAAACTGGAGAATGAGCTGCAGGTTAAGCTGCTTAACCGCAGCACGCGCAGCATTGGCCTGACGGAAGCCGGTAAAATCTATTATCAGGGTTGTCGTCGCATGTTGCTGGAAGTGAGCGAGGTGCACGAACAGCTGTACGCGTTTAACAATACGCCGACCGGTACGCTGCGCATTGGTAGCTCCTCCACCATGGCGCAAAACGTGCTGGCGACCATGACTGCCGATATGCTGAAAGAATATCCTGGCCTGACGGTGAACCTGGTGACCGGTATTCCGGCGCCGGATCTGATTGCTGACGGGCTGGACGTGGTGATCCGCACCGGTGCGTTGCAGGACTCCAGCCTGTTTTCCAAACGCCTGGGATCCATGCCGATGGTGGTCTGCGCCGCAAAAAGCTATCTCAGCCAGCACGGCACGCCGCAGAAGCCCAGCGACATGGTCAACTTTTCCTGGCTGGAATACAGCGTGCGGCCGGATAGCGAATTCGAACTGATCGCACCCGAAGGCATCAGCACGCGCATTGCGCCGCAGGGACGTTTTGTCACCAACGATTCACAGACCATGATCCGCTGGTTGAAAGCCGGTGCCGGCATCGCCTATGCGCCACTGATGTGGGTGATCGAAGAGATCAAACGTGGTGAAATCGAGATCCTGTTTAAAAGCTATCATGCGGATCCTCGCCCGGTGTACGCGGTGTACACCGAGAAAGATAAGCTGCCGCTGAAGGTGCAGGTGTGCATCAACTACCTGAGCGACTACTTTAAGCGCGTGGCGGAAGTCTATCAGGGGTATCGCTGA
- a CDS encoding zinc ribbon domain-containing protein yields MSMLKRLLGQGGFGGGHSRSRHGGGHHGNRYNQHGDQGPQCLQCQAPNRPGARYCHRCGQPFETESASCRGCSAPLPPGSRFCQQCGTAVSGGQP; encoded by the coding sequence ATGAGCATGTTGAAAAGGCTTTTGGGACAAGGTGGCTTTGGTGGCGGCCACTCACGTTCGCGGCACGGGGGCGGACACCATGGTAACCGTTATAACCAGCATGGAGATCAGGGCCCGCAGTGCCTGCAATGTCAGGCACCTAACCGGCCCGGTGCCCGTTACTGCCACCGCTGCGGCCAACCTTTCGAAACGGAGTCAGCGTCCTGTCGTGGGTGTTCGGCGCCGCTGCCGCCGGGGAGCCGTTTCTGCCAGCAATGCGGTACGGCGGTCAGCGGAGGGCAACCATGA
- a CDS encoding nucleoside hydrolase: protein MKKIILDCDPGHDDAIAMLLAWGNPQIDLLAVTTVVGNQTLDKVTHNALAVARIANITGVPFAAGCPRPLVRQIEVAPDIHGESGLDGPVLPEPTLTLETLHAVDLIIDTIMAHPPGSVTLVPTGGLTNIAMAVRKEPRIAERVKEVVLMGGGYHVGNWSAVAEFNIKIDPEAAHIVFNEKWPLTMVGLDLTHQALATPEVCARIAAIHTGPARFVGELLEFFGKMYQQAQGFSAPPVHDPCAVAYVIAPDVMTVRKVPVDIELTGTLTLGMTVADFRAAPPPDCHTQVAVTLDQEKFWGLVVDALERIGDVKI, encoded by the coding sequence ATGAAAAAAATCATACTGGACTGCGATCCGGGGCATGACGATGCTATCGCCATGCTGCTGGCCTGGGGCAATCCGCAGATCGATCTGCTGGCCGTCACCACCGTGGTGGGCAACCAAACGCTGGATAAGGTGACCCACAACGCGCTGGCTGTTGCACGCATCGCCAATATCACCGGCGTGCCCTTCGCCGCCGGCTGCCCGCGGCCGCTGGTGCGGCAAATCGAGGTCGCACCCGATATTCACGGCGAGTCCGGCCTGGACGGCCCGGTTTTACCTGAGCCAACGCTGACGCTGGAAACGCTACACGCGGTAGATTTGATTATCGACACCATCATGGCCCATCCGCCAGGCAGCGTGACGCTGGTCCCCACCGGCGGCCTGACCAATATCGCCATGGCAGTACGTAAAGAACCGCGGATTGCCGAGCGTGTGAAGGAAGTGGTGCTGATGGGGGGTGGCTATCACGTGGGTAACTGGAGCGCGGTAGCGGAATTCAATATCAAGATAGATCCGGAAGCCGCGCATATCGTTTTTAATGAGAAATGGCCGCTGACCATGGTCGGGCTGGATCTGACCCATCAGGCGCTCGCCACCCCAGAGGTGTGTGCACGCATTGCCGCCATCCACACCGGGCCGGCCAGGTTTGTCGGCGAACTACTCGAGTTCTTTGGCAAAATGTACCAGCAGGCACAGGGTTTCAGTGCACCGCCGGTGCACGATCCATGCGCTGTGGCCTACGTTATTGCCCCCGATGTGATGACGGTGCGAAAAGTCCCGGTGGATATCGAACTCACCGGCACCCTGACGCTGGGCATGACGGTAGCCGACTTCCGCGCAGCGCCGCCGCCCGACTGCCATACGCAGGTGGCCGTAACGCTGGATCAGGAAAAATTCTGGGGTTTGGTGGTGGATGCTCTAGAGAGGATTGGGGACGTGAAGATTTAA
- a CDS encoding zinc ABC transporter substrate-binding protein, with protein MKKNEIYVKMLALSLPYIRNVQSLDKKVKGRDMSCYFEAELVHNLTLTLLISEFTEHDIWFLNHQAKYYFEKCNDNISPNYNQHLDYIRSLFKIVPEELKSKLVWAGP; from the coding sequence ATGAAAAAGAATGAGATATATGTAAAAATGCTGGCACTCTCTCTGCCTTATATAAGGAACGTTCAGTCCCTTGATAAGAAAGTGAAAGGGCGGGATATGTCATGTTACTTTGAGGCTGAGTTGGTACATAACCTTACGCTGACTTTACTCATAAGCGAATTTACTGAGCATGATATATGGTTTTTAAATCATCAGGCAAAATATTATTTTGAAAAATGTAATGATAATATATCTCCAAATTATAATCAGCACCTGGATTATATTAGGAGCTTATTTAAAATCGTACCTGAGGAATTAAAATCAAAACTAGTATGGGCTGGTCCATAA